One genomic segment of Theobroma cacao cultivar B97-61/B2 chromosome 6, Criollo_cocoa_genome_V2, whole genome shotgun sequence includes these proteins:
- the LOC18595905 gene encoding mediator of RNA polymerase II transcription subunit 21: MDIISQLQEQVNAIAALAFNTFGSLQRDAPPVRLSPNYPEPPANPTEDSANFPDQPKLMSAALVKAAKQFDALVAALPSSEGGEEAQLRRIAELQAENNAVGQELQKQLEAAEKELKQVQELFSQATDNCLNLKKPD, translated from the exons ATGGATATAATTTCCCAATTACAAGAACAAGTAAATGCAATAGCTGCCCTAGCCTTCAACACTTTCGGGTCGTTGCAAAGAGATGCTCCACCCGTCAGGCTTTCCCCAAATTACCCAGAACCCCCTGCTAATCCCACTGAGGACTCGGCGAATTTCCCTGACCAACCTAAGCTCATGAGTGCTGCTCTTGTTAAGGCCGCTAAACAG TTTGATGCGTTGGTTGCAGCACTTCCATCTTCCGAAGGAGGTGAAGAAGCTCAACTTAGAAGGATTGCTGAACTCCAG GCCGAAAATAATGCTGTAGGCCAAGAACTTCAGAAGCAGCTGGAGGCTGCAG AGAAGGAATTGAAACAGGTGCAGGAGCTGTTCAGTCAAGCAACGGATAATTGTTTGAACTTGAAGAAACCAGACTGA